Within Rhododendron vialii isolate Sample 1 chromosome 12a, ASM3025357v1, the genomic segment AAGATCAGGGGTAGTAGATTCATGCCTATAAAAGCACAAATGGAAAACTCAATTAAGAAATGTGGAAAACGGAACCTTATATGGATTGCGCAAAAACTGCTTAGCTAGAGTTTCGACCTCCTTGGGCCATGTGGCACTCCAATACAATGTCTGTCTATCTGGTCGGATCTGTAACAGATAAAAACACCATTAAAATTATGCTATGAAGTTTCCATATTTAACAGgatgaaacaagaaaaatttaTAATCATTCCAATGCCAGTATAGAAGTTATAACACCAACCAAAGAAAGAAGCTCCATCACACATTATTGTAGATGTTTAGTTTTAGTACCATAACACTGAGAAGAGAACTAAACTTCATTCCACATAAAAGACCTCAAACGATAAAGAGCATTCAACGGTACACCATAAGCTGTCCATCGGCAGTTGCAATGCCAAGAGCCTCAAGCTACCATTCAACTATTCTTAatcaatactccctccgtcctaaaatggatgacaatttttgaaatttgtgtcatttttcattgtctatatctttcaatctataaagtttttcatgagtttgaaaactttgtataataaaactaatcgagaactatcaaacaagatccatattgcatattctttgagattcatattgaaagatataagaaattgaaattgacacaaatatcaaaaattgtcatccaatttgggacagagggagtataacaGGAATAAGGATAGccctaaaaactaaaaaaaactcCTCTGAAAAACAACCCATCTCTGGTTCAACAATGGACAGTGTACGAAATATTTGGAGTTCCCAAATATTctaagttttgaaattttgagtcCTCGTCCTAGAAGAGGTAGGACTAGGGAGAGTCCTTTGGCCTAAGAACATGCAGATAATCTATAAGAGTTAATTTAGAAAATCTTGAGATTTGAGTGTGAATTAGCCTTAACCTTTTGAGGGCGAAACACCTCTTTTCTTCACAAGTTCGTAGCGCAAAAGTTGTGATAATATTCCCAAGTTAGTGGTATACATTCACAAACATAAAACAGACTACTTATTCGCCTCTAAATCCCTCAAACCACGCCTACTCAATCCTAATCCCTTCTCCTAACTAGATGCCTTCAACCGTCAAAAAGTAAATTGTACTATCTAAACCCTTTAAAAAGCCTGTTTTTTTCCAAGCTACCACAAAGTCAATCCAAATTACATAGCTATTCATCACCACATCATAGaaaacttcttcctcttttaaCCTTCACCATGCAAACTTTCCATAGCCAAAAACCACCACAATTCCCATTGGTGTAAGCAATACCCCGAGTTATCTAAAGTTGCCCTAAATCACCAATATCTTTCACAATATTGTCATATTACATCAAAGAACCAGAGCAGAAGCACATATAGAAAGGAATCTGTTATAACTGTTGTATGTGGTCTTTGGTTTGGAATTGGAAGCTGCTACCAGAATCTAGCAATTCTTAGCACCCTGATATATGGGGTGGAGAAATTTAAGCGACAAAGACCTCATACAAACCATATAAATGGTGATAGGCAAGTTCAAGCACCACAACAAGCGTATACACAGGAGAAGTTGGAAGAGTCAACTTTTGAGAATATGCCAAGTTGCCAACAACTTCATCCAGGTTCAGAGCTCCATATACACATACTGGCATACATCTCTAAGTGTCTGAGTCACATCATCATTCTCCAAAGTTCTCTCTAGCCAGTACCCCTCAAAATGACCAACTAGCAAAAATCTACCCCCATTGATGCTGAATCCTCAACAAAATTCTTCATCCAAAATGTTTATGAGTTGCTATTGCTAAGGTTGCATTCCTGTACCGTACTTGTTGGTACCGCTCTGATccttttcaaacaaaacaaagggtACACAGCACAATCAATTCCAATCAGTCAAGATAACGAACTATCTGGGATGCTCATCATTTTTGGAGGATTTTGGCCAATACTGTTCTCCAACAGATTCCATCCAGCGCGATAAGAATATAGTTTTCTTTGATTCGAACCAAACAAAAGAAGCACCTTCAACTCCAGTTGAACAAAACTTACTCATAACTAGGaaattcaaaatccttagaCAAGTTTCACAGTGAGTTGAATCAAAACTAAATGAGATCAAGCTAACATTTTAGAAGCACCGTGAAGATTCTTCGGCTTTACTgtccattggcatacacacagaTAGTGATCTTAGGTCCTAAGACTTGAACTATATTTATGGTTACAAGATTTGAGGTCCAAAGTAACTGGCTAAAAGAGGAGCtagataaaaccaaaaaaatccatGGAAGCATACTGAGAGAGCTGAAAAAAGATCCAACAAttaagaattgaaaaaaaaaagtgtagaaaATATAAGAAATATCTTCTCAAACAAACCAAGATACTACCACAGCTCATCTgataaaaatagaaataaaggACTTGAGTAAAGGTTGAGGTTAACAATGCATAAAAAGGGCCTTAGTCTCTAACCTAGTTAGGACCAACCAGCCTGGGGAATAACCCTACCTGGGAAATAATTTTCCTGATCTGAGGCTCAAAACCCATGTCCAACATTCGATCAGCCTCATCCAATGCAATGTAAGTCACTCTTTTCAAGTTTGTGTGCTGAGCTTCTAACATGTCTATCAGTCGACCTGGTGTCGCAATTACAATTTCAACACCTGCCATGGCAAAGAATGAACTCATAAACTCTGTCAAGCAACCTATATGCGACCAGTTTGATAGCTAGGGAGTACTTCAAAGGAGCCACGAGGATTGAACAAGTACCTCTCTGAAGATCACGAATCTGCGGTCCTTTAGGGGTTCCACCATAAATGCAAGTACTTCTAATATTTGCACGTGATCCAAATTTCAAAGCTTCTTGCTGGATCTGAACAGCCAATTCCCTAGTAGGTGCTAATACCAGGACAATGGGGCCGTCACCTTGTGCTGAAATGTCATATCCCGTTTACAATACAATAAGCATGAATGAACAAATAATAAAAGGACAAAAATTCCATTTGAAGTCAGAAAGTATATACCGACCCAAACGAGGCTGTGCACTGACATGAACCAAAGCGGGTAGTAGGTATGCTAAGGTCTTTCCAGAACCTGTCTCAGCAATGCCAATTAAATCTCTGCCTTTTAAGGCCATCGGCCATCCTTGAGATTGAATTGGTGTCGGCTCAAGAAAACCCAATTTGGCAATAACCTCAAGGCAGTAATCTATCAAGAATATAAGATCAATCACTAGCTCAGCAATTCAAAATCAATGGCTAAATATCAAAACCATAAGGTCAAAGTAATACCAGGAAAATTTGCCTCCTGGAATACCCGAATTGGATTAGGGACGTCTTGACCTTCAACAGTAATTTCACGTCTACTACGGTAAAGCATTGTGTCTTGTTCAGACGTTGCTCTCACTGAAGGACTCTCAATGTAAAAGTTCTTCTCAAAAGGGACCAAGTTGCCAAAATCTTGCTTCGGAAGAGTAATATTGTCCAAGTCCCCTTTTGATACTCCACCATGTCTACCTCCACCTCTGCCGCCACCACGACCTCCGTCAAACCCCCTCCCACGACCACCCCCAAAGCTCCTACCACCTCGGCCACCATCAAAACTCCTATCACTAGTCCTGCCTCCATCAAAACCTCTCCCACTGCTTCCCCAACCACCACCAGATCTACCTCCCCGACCACCAGAATCAAATCCCCTCCCACCGTAACCACCATGACCACTTCCCCTTCCTCCATCTCTTCCGTCACCATATCCTcttccacctcctcctcctccaccaccaccacctatgCCTATGTCAAACCCTCTTCCAGCGTGAGGTTGAAAAGGCGGATACCTACTAGTGAAAAAGGTTAGTTAATGATTTAAAGCTTTTAATAGCTCATGTAGAAGAGTTCCAACGTTAAAATGCTGTCATCTCTAATATGCAGAGTGCATTGTATATGAGGACAGTTGTAAGCCAATCGAACACAGACAGTGTTTGGTTCATTGTAACAAATCCGGAATCTTATGAGCATTCCTCCTCCAAAATTTAGTTCACTAAAAAGTAACAGAGAGTTGAACACACTCCAATTTCGGTGAATGCCCATACGACCAATTCATTACTTCACAAAATCATTCCAGCGCACCAAACACTACCTCAACGAAGAGAACCAATTAACACCAATTCGTTATCTCTCGACAATATACTATATGCATTGGTTCGAGATAGTTTACATTACCCATTATAGCCACCAGCACCGTGTGCCGAATCAGCAACACCTCTAGCCCCTCTTCCACCAGCGGCATAGGGCACTTCGGAGGCCCCGTAAGGAGCAGGACTGCCACGGCCATACGCAGCAGGACCACCCCCCATCACCGGGGGCACCACCGGAGGCACCGGCCCCATTAGGTCACTGCAAATACAATAACACCCAAGGTAAAGCATTCAACTACCCTTGAAACACACAAAGGTTAACACGGCCAATCGCAAAATTGACACACGCGAGCATAAAGTACTAGAAATCTGTTACTGTATGCAGATACAAGTATATTATATATGCGTGTGTGAAAGGAAAAGATAGATCTGAAGCAGGGATCGAGCGTACCTTCGACGAGGGTGGTAGGAGAGAGGATCGGCGTAACGGTGGTCGTGAGGGTTCATTACTGGGAAAATCTCGCAGGGGACGGAAGCAGCTAGGGTTTGGAGAGAAAGGTGCGAATTTGTAGGAGATTGGAAACGAAAGTTTCTTTACTTTCTTCCTTTCCCTCTTTGATTCGGTcgatttgttttggaaaaaattcgTTTTTGCTTCCTCAGCTTCACTTTCCAGCTACCGACTACCGTGGGAAAGCGGAAAATATCTCCTAAgtaaagttttgtttttttaatcagacAGAAAATATCTCCAATGATGaagaaatcatttttgttttttattttctcggTGAATGCCCCGTTTAAccaatgttcttattttttttaagtatttatttttttttttatgagatagATCATTCTCTAATAATACATCacattcaattcaaaaaataagtatttatttgagaaataaataattatttctcTTAGCGGAATAAGGCCTTAGTAAAATGGTTGGGAAGAGAAAGCCAGAGTCGTAATCTCTCTTAAGGAAACGAGGTTCTCAACCGTCATGGCATGTTCCGCTAGTAAGTTGATCAGTACCACTTTTTGAAGAAGCCAAGCTTACATGGGTGCCTCTGGGAGTAACCCCTGTCCATGGAAAGGTAGTTTGTCACCTTTCAAGGCACAAGTTAAACAGATGATGCTCACAATACACAGCATACGGTTCACAAGGACTACTACCCGTAAACATGACTCAAACTCGTGACCGTGTGTTGAGTGGAGTTTCGCCCTCACACCATTTGCCATCTTTGGGAACCACCTCCAGTGGTTGGAGAAATCAAATTGCAAGTGCAAATAGAACAAAATTTTTGAGTGTAGTTCAAAGGAAGTAAATTATAGCTATAAATCCCTCTGTACAATATAATCAGACATGCCTGAACTTGGAGAGAACGACGATGTCATCCATGATCCATCCAGTAGagtgatcatattttttttggagagtttTGTTAAGCACGTAATAATCCTCGGATTCGATAATTAAATTGCATAATTAAGGACATAGTTGATTTAGATTAGATACCTAACTTTCAATCAACAATGAATTTAGGCCATGAATGGATTATTGGCTTACCGAGTTAACTCTTTAGGCACAATTTCCATTCTTCACCTctgtcttttttcttgttttgacaATTTCGAATATAGAGTTCAGGATTCCGTTAGCGTGTGTTCTACGGAAACGCattaaaatgctaaaaatgatCACTTGTACGTTTCTCGTGAAAGTGCATGTTTTGGGGATGTGCATCTCATTTTGAACTACATATCTTAACCTCCACTCAAGGAATAAGCCATCGAACTTGCTAATgtttaccaaataaaatttgagtaagaTTTAAATGAAAAGTCAGGTCCTCTCTAAATGGGGTAGATACTAGCTAGCCGGAGGAAGGGCAACAGATTTTATGTATGCCGAGCAAAAAGTTTTGATATACactgttcatcttgtagagtTTGGCGAAAAGATCAAATGATCAAAATCAAGTTTAGCGCACATTGATAACTCAACCGAGGACATCATtgttctcaaaaaattgaacagaAAATATGATTTTGGATTGCACGTTGATGATGTAGTTACCGATgtttgatgaatttgattttcaattttgttagaTGGTTCATATCAAATTTTTTAAGTCTCAAATAAATCTTGTTACAGAGACACAACAGAACATGCTCCCAGGTC encodes:
- the LOC131310896 gene encoding DEAD-box ATP-dependent RNA helicase 20 isoform X2 yields the protein MNPHDHRYADPLSYHPRRSDLMGPVPPVVPPVMGGGPAAYGRGSPAPYGASEVPYAAGGRGARGVADSAHGAGGYNGYPPFQPHAGRGFDIGIGGGGGGGGGGRGYGDGRDGGRGSGHGGYGGRGFDSGGRGGRSGGGWGSSGRGFDGGRTSDRSFDGGRGGRSFGGGRGRGFDGGRGGGRGGGRHGGVSKGDLDNITLPKQDFGNLVPFEKNFYIESPSVRATSEQDTMLYRSRREITVEGQDVPNPIRVFQEANFPDYCLEVIAKLGFLEPTPIQSQGWPMALKGRDLIGIAETGSGKTLAYLLPALVHVSAQPRLAQGDGPIVLVLAPTRELAVQIQQEALKFGSRANIRSTCIYGGTPKGPQIRDLQRGVEIVIATPGRLIDMLEAQHTNLKRVTYIALDEADRMLDMGFEPQIRKIISQIRPDRQTLYWSATWPKEVETLAKQFLRNPYKVIIGSPHLKANQSINQVVEVVTEMEKYNRLVRLLNEVMDGSRILIFTQTKKGCDQVTRQMRMDGWPALSIHGDKNQSERDRVLAEFRSGRSPIMTATDVAARGLDVKDIKCVINYDFPTSLEDYVHRIGRTGRAGAKGTAFTFFTLANAKFARELIKILQEAGQIVPPSLSPLARSGGSNLGGGNFRSRGRGGYGNRPF
- the LOC131310896 gene encoding DEAD-box ATP-dependent RNA helicase 20 isoform X1, producing MNPHDHRYADPLSYHPRRSDLMGPVPPVVPPVMGGGPAAYGRGSPAPYGASEVPYAAGGRGARGVADSAHGAGGYNGRYPPFQPHAGRGFDIGIGGGGGGGGGGRGYGDGRDGGRGSGHGGYGGRGFDSGGRGGRSGGGWGSSGRGFDGGRTSDRSFDGGRGGRSFGGGRGRGFDGGRGGGRGGGRHGGVSKGDLDNITLPKQDFGNLVPFEKNFYIESPSVRATSEQDTMLYRSRREITVEGQDVPNPIRVFQEANFPDYCLEVIAKLGFLEPTPIQSQGWPMALKGRDLIGIAETGSGKTLAYLLPALVHVSAQPRLAQGDGPIVLVLAPTRELAVQIQQEALKFGSRANIRSTCIYGGTPKGPQIRDLQRGVEIVIATPGRLIDMLEAQHTNLKRVTYIALDEADRMLDMGFEPQIRKIISQIRPDRQTLYWSATWPKEVETLAKQFLRNPYKVIIGSPHLKANQSINQVVEVVTEMEKYNRLVRLLNEVMDGSRILIFTQTKKGCDQVTRQMRMDGWPALSIHGDKNQSERDRVLAEFRSGRSPIMTATDVAARGLDVKDIKCVINYDFPTSLEDYVHRIGRTGRAGAKGTAFTFFTLANAKFARELIKILQEAGQIVPPSLSPLARSGGSNLGGGNFRSRGRGGYGNRPF